One window of the Bombus pyrosoma isolate SC7728 linkage group LG5, ASM1482585v1, whole genome shotgun sequence genome contains the following:
- the LOC122567513 gene encoding papilin isoform X1 has translation MTAIRSTWSSVLLIFIIGLCLHDVFAKHHHIKLRHERHRRQHGESYLPSSFVLDTDEPEQGTWGPWSTPSSCSRSCGGGVAHQTRQCLDIDDNGYNRCSGASRRFFSCNIQECPGEPKDFRAEQCAEFNNVPFEGIHYDWIPYTGGPNKCELNCMPRGERFFYRHKQMVIDGTPCEIEKNDVCVGGKCMHVGCDMMLGSDVKEDACRECGGDGSNCNTVSGLFDTDDLQVGYIDIILIPQAATNVIIKEIKPSNNYLAIRNTSGSYYLNGNWRIDFPRSLKFAGTIFHYSRDPQGFSAPDTITALGPTSEPIYVVLLYQDHNVGVHYEYSVPKRISQQNDADSYTWITDEFSSCSATCGGGYQSRRVACVRRRDRQPVDESLCDPQMEPDTTDACNVDPCPPVWVEGEWGPCSKHCGEGGEQSRGIKCEQVISGGIPTVVDDSQCLEKVGPKGPTKQECNKNVTCPQFHVGPWKPCDHLCGPGKQTRKVTCYMKVNGKIQLLKDQACEGEVPKSEKPCELRPCAGLDWVTSDWSGCDDKCGLTEETRTTYCATQDGTVYPDEKCDAEKKPELTRDCEAEKDCEFLWFASQWSDCSAKCGSGVQTRKVFCGTFDDETVKKVPDEKCDADKKFNETKNCTAKEECKGEWFAGPWSKCSKPCGGGTMNRKVICMKANMTVTLSNCDSNTIIFSMENCNNQACEEDEVIPMQPEKIPDLTEEDEECEVYEDENFVTVSSSLTPSDKSSKMLDLTEATPLSSPDMGDTTGSDIYDKMQGDAGYTRGDISPGEMETGEGSGTDFTDIYTYTSGFESTFEGSGTNEVTEDGELFATEFGMTEIGVTEEIESTMDSTDESTVESMTESDGTDMTTESGATEETTTGSSDETTEMLESTESGPTEATESTESGPTTSSSETESTVTEQTISIEMTPTEESAVTFETTSEVEETGMTGETTESGATEESTESGSTEPTMSTESGATEETTESGVTTESTPIEITESTESGATTESGATTEPGATTESGATTESGATTETGATTESGATTESGATTEPGATEITESTESGATEVTESTESGATTESGATTESGATTESGATTESGATTESGTTIESGATTESGATTESGATTESGATTESGATTESTESGATTETTESGPTETTESGMTTESGMTTEPGKTTTEQTTVSGETTESGATTESGETTESGATTESGETTVSGVTDTTVSGLTPVTEEAKSEVTEKIDRLYGFWTTIGPEETTRKHRVCKVLRKKTCKASPFGCCYDGITAAEGPFGQGCPTVQTCNDTKYGCCSDGVSAATGPENQGCPESHCKETLFGCCPDGIIAAEGNDFEGCKKPCSETEFGCCPDNETAASGKDNIGCCNVTEFGCCPDGIKPASGPNEEGCEEEITSVTPLTEEYETTTVQEDCANTTYGCCPDGISTATGTNFAGCGVINVENCTISYFGCCPDAASPALGPNNYGCHMPCENSTYGCCDDGSTPAHGPNREGCCLSTPFKCCPDNILPARGPDFYGCGCQYSRFGCCPDNSTAARGPNNEGCGCKYTPNGCCPNRFTPATGPNYEGCPCYTYQFGCCPDGVTIAKGPHGQGCGCENTEFKCCSDGRTPAKGPNFAGCTCDTSKYGCCPDGVEEAQGENFEGCLSVPSTPGAACALEKDRGPCRDFTVKWYFDTEYGGCSRFWYGGCEGNENRFKTQEECKQVCVQPKGKDSCNLPKISGPCEGYFPTWYYDSGRKQCGQFVYGGCLGNANKFKTKEECEELCVTPDDLDPCEQSKEPGPCEGNFTKWYFNAESQACEQFRYGGCKGNDNNFATEIACHQQCLQPGRTRVKLTDVCRLEKDPGPCPGSVLRWYYDAVRQMCSQFVYGGCKGNANRFLTRAACEQRCPVKEQDTCLLPALLGECHNYTQRWYYDSYEQQCRQFYYGGCGGNENNFVTEQDCFNRCQTTTSTITPSEEDGFRPDFCFLSKYTGQCSEEHVKWFYDSGDGVCKQFVYSGCQSNGNNFDSHEECEYRCGDVQDPCTLPKVIGPCNGVVRQYYYDHQSDSCYEFEYSGCQGNKNRFQDKESCERKCQKHVQTETPANVTVVPIVSVETASKNPICYKTVDPGSCNGDITAYYYDSHNQLCQAFIYGGCEGNANRFQTEEQCERLCGKFHGQDMCNLPVDSGVCRGSFAKYYYDYVNRVCREFLYGGCEGNANRFSTMAECESICIHHEEPVPPGNGTSLSSLSICKEPVDTGSCASGRHDYTKRFYFDDEQQTCRGFIYTGCGGNRNRFKTFESCINTCLTSKSTTNEIDSEENKKDPCAEAREECNMIRCPYGKEEFVDSQDCGRCRCVDPCRTQICPDDTKCAITLVGTEDGTEYRGVCRSVTKPGRCPSVSNSTRCEQECLTDADCAGEMKCCNNGCGASCLEPAVDEVQSTTPRPVITARPVGSEPASIKPPEEPNVSAQEGGYVTLKCVAFGHPKPTITWRKGTMLIAASESRRRILLDGSLQIINLDRYDGGTYVCTADNGLGPPVRVEYQLVVTEPRELAAAIIGEPNTSVTVTMNSPISLHCYAWGWPRPFVTWWQGDRMLPLSSEIYEQDSDYTLLIRTVTLPTLGVYTCQAFNAIGRAASWSVVLQAVGPVYNINPEYEQYLKYLVDPPKKDENILYPYRPNRTQTTDFHTYGIVYTTRQTHISTVNPIGYTTLDFGSRFRVPVTANISIGQNQFPEGSDVTIACNVDGYPIPRVFWYKDNELIHQNNRIQITDLNRLVISDANREDSGQYRCEANNDYSSAFAMVDIQVAGIFIHPNCQDNSFFAKCDLIVKARYCTHKYYAKFCCRSCTEAGQLPSRGPHLNTSRRRRRYILKNLV, from the exons GAATGTCCCGGTGAACCGAAGGACTTCCGAGCAGAGCAGTGCGCCGAATTCAACAACGTTCCGTTCGAAGGAATTCACTATGA TTGGATTCCGTACACCGGCGGGCCGAACAAGTGCGAATTGAATTGCATGCCGCGCGGCGAGCGTTTCTTCTACAGGCACAAACAGATGGTGATCGACGGGACGCCATGCGAGATCGAGAAGAACGACGTCTGTGTCGGAGGCAAATGCATG CACGTCGGATGTGACATGATGCTTGGAAGCGACGTGAAGGAGGATGCATGCAGAGAATGCGGTGGTGATGGATCCAACTGTAACACCGTTTCCGGTTTATTCGATACCGACGATCTTCAAGTGG GATACATCGATATTATACTGATCCCGCAGGCTGCAACAAACGtgattataaaagaaatcaaacCGTCGAACAATTATCTAG CTATTAGAAACACTTCAGGCAGTTATTATCTAAATGGAAACTGGAGGATAGATTTTCCACGAAGCTTAAAATTTGCCGGAACCATATTCCATTATTCGAGAGATCCGCAAGGTTTCTCGGCACCCGATACCATTACCGCCTTAGGGCCGACGAGTGAACCAATTTACGTGGTG CTTTTGTATCAAGACCACAATGTCGGCGTGCATTACGAGTATAGCGTGCCGAAGAGAATCTCGCAGCAAAATGATGCGGATAGCTACACATGGATAACCGATGAATTTTCCAGCTGCAGTGCGACTTGTGGCGGAG GTTACCAATCGAGACGAGTGGCCTGCGTACGAAGAAGGGACAGGCAACCGGTGGATGAGAGCCTTTGCGATCCACAGATGGAACCAGATACAACCGACGCCTGTAACGTGGATCCATGTCCACCTGTGTGGGTGGAGGGCGAGTGGGGTCCTTGTAGCAAGCATTGCGGCGAAGGAGGTGAGCAGAGCAGAGGGATCAAATGCGAACAGGTCATCTCTGGTGGAATCCCTACGGTGGTGGACGATAGTCAGTGTCTGGAGAAGGTGGGACCAAAAGGGCCGACCAAACAGGAGTGTAACAAGAACGTGACGTGCCCACAATTTCACGTTGGACCCTGGAAACCG TGTGATCATTTATGCGGTCCGGGGAAGCAAACGAGAAAAGTGACGTGTTACATGAAGGTGAACGGAAAGATTCAACTGCTGAAGGATCAGGCCTGCGAGGGAGAGGTTCCCAAGTCTGAGAAACCTTGCGAATTGAGACCTTGCGCCGGCCTCGACTGGGTCACGTCGGATTGGAGTGGA TGCGACGACAAATGTGGTCTGACTGAAGAGACCAGGACCACGTACTGCGCTACTCAAGATGGGACCGTTTATCCGGACGAAAAATGCGACGCTGAAAAGAAGCCGGAATTGACGCGAGATTGCGAAGCTGAAAAGGATTGCGAATTCCTCTGGTTCGCCTCTCAATGGAGCGAT TGTTCAGCGAAATGTGGGTCAGGTGTACAGACACGCAAGGTGTTCTGTGGCACGTTCGATGATGAAACGGTGAAGAAAGTGCCAGACGAGAAGTGCGACGCAGACAAGAAAttcaacgaaacgaagaacTGCACCGCCAAGGAAGAGTGCAAAGGTGAATGGTTCGCTGGTCCGTGGAGCAAg TGCTCGAAACCGTGTGGTGGTGGCACGATGAACCGCAAGGTGATTTGCATGAAAGCCAACATGACGGTCACATTGAGCAACTGCGACTCTAATACGATCATATTCTCCATGGAAAATTGCAACAATCAAGCCTGCGAAGAAG ACGAGGTGATACCAATGCAACCAGAGAAAATCCCAGATCTCACTGAAGAGGACGAAGAGTGCGAGGTGTACGAGGATGAAAACTTCGTGACTGTCTCTTCGAGCTTGACACCTAGC GATAAATCTAGTAAAATGTTAGATCTTACGGAAGCAACTCCTCTGAGCTCGCCAGATATGGGTGATACTACCGGAAGCGACATATATGATAAAATGCAAGGGGATGCCGGATATACCAGGGGCGACATATCTCCTGGAGAAATGGAAACGGGTGAAGGAAGTGGGACAGATTTCACggatatatacacatacacatcAGGGTTTGAATCGACGTTCGAGGGCAGTGGAACCAACGAGGTAACCGAAGATGGTGAACTGTTTGCAACGGAATTTGGAATGACGGAAATCGGCGTGACTGAAGAGATCGAATCCACCATGGATTCTACTGACGAATCGACAGTTGAATCGATGACTGAGTCTGATG GTACGGATATGACAACTGAGTCTGGTGCAACTGAAGAAACAACAACTGGATCGAGTGACGAGACTACCGAAATGCTAGAGAGTACTGAGAGTGGACCAACCGAGGCCACGGAATCCACTGAATCGGGCCCAACCACATCTTCGTCGGAAACCGAAAGCACGGTTACTGAACAGACCATTTCAATAGAAATGACCCCTACCGAGGAATCTG CAGTTACGTTCGAGACAACATCAGAAGTAGAAGAAACGGGTATGACTGGAGAAACAACAGAATCAGGTGCCACCGAAGAAAGTACCGAATCAGGATCAACAGAACCAACGATGTCTACGGAATCAGGAGCTACAGAAGAAACCACAGAATCTGGTGTAACGACAGAAAGTACGCCAATAGAAATCACTGAGTCTACAGAATCTGGAGCTACGACAGAGTCTGGAGCTACGACAGAGCCTGGAGCTACGACAGAGTCTGGAGCTACGACAGAGTCTGGAGCTACGACAGAGACTGGAGCTACGACAGAGTCTGGAGCTACGACAGAGTCTGGAGCTACGACAGAGCCTGGAGCTACGGAAATCACTGAATCAACAGAATCTGGAGCTACGGAAGTCACTGAATCAACAGAATCTGGAGCCACGACAGAATCTGGAGCTACAACAGAATCTGGAGCTACAACAGAATCCGGAGCCACAACAGAATCCGGGGCCACAACAGAATCTGGAACCACGATAGAATCTGGAGCTACAACAGAATCTGGAGCCACGACAGAATCTGGAGCTACAACAGAGTCTGGAGCCACGACAGAATCTGGAGCTACAACAGAATCAACAGAATCTGGAGCAACTACTGAAACCACGGAATCTGGTCCGACAGAAACTACCGAATCTGGCATGACAACAGAATCTGGTATGACTACAGAACctggcaaaacaacaacagaACAAACGACAGTTTCCGGCGAGACCACCGAATCTGGCGCCACGACCGAATCAGGAGAAACTACAGAGTCTGGTGCAACCACTGAGAGCGGCGAAACCACTGTGTCTGGCGTAACTGATACTACTGTTTCTGGATTGACACCGGTCACTGAGGAAGCAAAATCGGAAGTAACTGAGAAGATAGACAGAC tATACGGATTCTGGACGACCATTGGCCCAGAAGAAACCACGCGCAAGCATCGCGTGTGCAAAGTGCTGAGGAAGAAGACCTGCAAGGCCTCGCCCTTCGGTTGCTGTTACGATGGAATTACTGCGGCTGAAGGACCGTTTGGCCAAGGATGTCCCACGGTACAGACTTGCAACGACACTAAATACGGTTGTTGTTCGGATGGAGTGTCTGCAGCCACTGGTCCGGAGAACCAAGGTTGTCCCGAATCACACTGCAAGGAAACGTTGTTCGGTTGTTGTCCTGATGGAATTATCGCTGCTGAGGGCAACGACTTCGAGGGATGCAAGAAACCTTGCAGCGAAACAGA atttgGATGTTGTCCGGATAACGAGACTGCAGCTAGCGGAAAGGATAATATCGGATGCTGCAATGTCACTGAATTTGGTTGCTGTCCTGATGGAATTAAGCCTGCTTCTGGACCAAATGAAGAAG GTTGCGAAGAGGAAATTACTTCTGTCACACCTCTCACAGAAGAGTATGAAACAACTACAGTACAGGAAGATTGCGCAAATACCACCTACGGATGTTGTCCGGATGGTATTTCGACTGCTACTGGCACAAATTTCGCAGGATGCGGTGTTATCAATGTAGAGAACTGCACTATATCGTACTTTGGATGTTGTCCTGATGCTGCCTCACCAG CTTTGGGTCCTAACAACTATGGCTGCCACATGCCCTGCGAAAACAGCACTTATGGCTGTTGCGATGACGGTAGCACTCCTGCTCATGGTCCAAACAGAGAGGGTTGTTGTCTGTCGACACCGTTCAAGTGCTGTCCAGACAACATACTTCCAGCTCGTGGTCCAGATTTCTACGGTTGTGGCTGCCAATACTCGAGATTCGGATGCTGTCCAGATAACAGCACTGCTGCTCGTGGTCCAAACAACGAGGGCTGCGGTTGCAAGTATACACCTAATGGTTGCTGTCCTAACCGCTTCACCCCGGCCACAGGACCAAATTACGAAGGCTGTCCGTGTTATACGTATCAGTTTGGTTGCTGCCCTGATGGTGTCACCATCGCTAAAGGACCTCATGGACAAG GCTGCGGTTGTGAGAATACAGAATTCAAGTGCTGCTCAGATGGAAGAACTCCAGCAAAGGGTCCAAACTTCGCTGGATGCACTTGTGACACCTCGAAGTATGGATGTTGTCCCGATGGGGTGGAAGAAGCTCAAGGAGAAAACTTCGAGGGCTGTCTGTCTGTTCCATCTACTCCTGGTGCAGCGTGTGCTTTGGAGAAGGATAGAGGACCATGCCGGGACTTCACCGTCAAATGGTACTTCGACACAGAGTATGGTGGTTGCTCGCGGTTCTGGTATGGAGGCTGCGAGGGTAACGAGAATCGATTCAAAACGCAGGAAGAATGTAAGCAAGTGTGTGTGCAGCCCAAAGGAAAAG ATTCATGTAACCTGCCGAAAATCTCTGGGCCCTGTGAGGGCTACTTCCCTACTTGGTATTACGACTCTGGGAGGAAACAGTGTGGTCAATTTGTCTATGGCGGTTGTCTCGGAAacgcgaataaatttaaaacgaaagaagaatgtGAAGAGCTTTGTGTCACTCCCGATGATTTGG ACCCGTGCGAACAGTCGAAAGAGCCAGGTCCCTGCGAAGGCAACTTCACCAAATGGTATTTCAACGCAGAATCGCAAGCCTGCGAGCAATTCCGCTATGGTGGATGCAAAGGAAATGATAACAACTTCGCGACGGAAATCGCTTGCCACCAACAATGCTTGCAACCAGGGAGGACACGAG TAAAACTGACAGACGTGTGCCGCCTGGAGAAAGATCCGGGCCCTTGTCCGGGCTCTGTGTTACGCTGGTATTATGACGCCGTGCGTCAGATGTGTAGCCAATTTGTTTACGGCGGTTGTAAAGGCAATGCCAATAGATTCCTTACACGTGCTGCCTGTGAGCAGCGCTGCCCCGTAAAAG AGCAAGACACCTGCCTCTTGCCCGCGCTTTTGGGAGAATGCCACAATTATACTCAACGATGGTACTACGATTCGTACGAACAACAATGTAGACAATTTTACTATGGTGGTTGCGGCGGGAAcgagaataattttgttaccGAACAAGATTGCTTTAACAGGTGCCAAACTACTACTAGCACCATCACACCATCGGAAGAGGACGGATTTAGACCAG ATTTCTGCTTCCTTTCGAAGTATACCGGTCAATGCTCCGAAGAACACGTCAAATGGTTCTACGACAGCGGCGATGGTGTCTGCAAGCAATTTGTGTATAGCGGCTGCCAGAgcaatggaaataatttcgacAGTCACGAAGAGTGCGAATATCGATGTGGAGATGTTCAAG ATCCATGCACTCTACCCAAAGTCATCGGTCCCTGCAATGGTGTCGTTAGACAATACTACTACGACCATCAATCAGATTCTTGCTACGAATTCGAATATAGCGGTTGCCAGGGTAATAAGAATCGTTTCCAGGATAAAGAATCCTGCGAAAGGAAGTGTCAGAAACATGTTCAAACAGAAACACCTGCAAATGTTACTGTCGTACCTATTGTATCGGTTGAAACTGCCTCGAAGAATCCGATTTGTTACAAGACTGTCGATCCTGGCTCTTGCAATGGCGATATCACCGCTTATTACTATGATTCACACAATCAGTTGTGTCAGGCGTTTATCTATGGCGGCTGTGAAGGAAACGCGAATAGGTTCCAGACGGAAGAACAGTGCGAACGTCTTTGCGGAAAATTCCATGGTCAAG aTATGTGTAATCTACCAGTGGATTCTGGCGTTTGTAGAGGCTCTTTCGCCAAATACTACTACGATTATGTCAATCGCGTTTGTCGCGAGTTTCTGTACGGCGGATGTGAAGGCAACGCGAATAGATTCAGCACGATGGCAGAGTGTGAATCGATTTGCATTCATCACGAAGAACCCGTGCCACCTGGAAACGGTACCAGCCTCTCAAGCTTGT CGATTTGCAAAGAACCGGTCGACACAGGATCTTGTGCTTCGGGTCGACATGATTATACCAAGCGATTCTATTTCGACGACGAACAACAAACATGTCGAGGGTTCATTTATACTGGATGCGGTGGAAATCGTAACAGATTCAAGACCTTCGAGTCTTGCATTAACACTTGTCTTACCAGTAAGTCGA CTACTAACGAGATCGACTCcgaagagaataaaaaggaTCCTTGTGCGGAAGCTCGCGAGGAATGCAATATGATTCGTTGTCCTTACGGCAAAGAGGAGTTCGTAGATTCTCAGGATTGCGGACGATGTCGTTGCGTGGATCCTTGCAGGACACAGATTTGTCCGGATGACACCAAATGTGCCATTACTCTGGTTGGTACCGAGGATGGCACCGAATACAGAGGAGTTTGTAGATCAG ttaCGAAACCAGGCCGCTGTCCGAGCGTATCGAACAGCACAAGATGCGAACAGGAATGTCTCACAGACGCTGATTGCGCCGGAGAAATGAAATGTTGTAACAATGGCTGCGGCGCTTCCTGTCTTGAACCGGCTGTCGATGAAGTTCAATCGACTACTCCGCGACCGGTAATCACTGCACGGCCGGTTGGTTCGGAACCAGCCTCGATCAAACCACCGGAAGAACCAAACGTTAGCGCTCAGGAGGGTGGCTATGTGACATTGAAGTGTGTTGCTTTCGGGCATCCAAAACCAACCATTACATGGAGGAAGGGCACAATGCTG ATTGCAGCTTCAGAGAGCAGGCGTCGCATATTGCTGGATGGTTCTCTTCAGATCATTAATTTAGACCGATACGACGGTGGAACTTATGTCTGCACAGCTGACAATGGTTTAGGACCACCGGTAAGAGTGGAATACCAATTGGTGGTCACAG AGCCCAGAGAACTGGCTGCGGCTATCATTGGAGAGCCTAACACTAGCGTGACGGTGACCATGAACTCGCCCATATCTCTGCACTGCTACGCGTGGGGTTGGCCTAGGCCTTTTGTCACTTGGTGGCAAGGCGATCGCATGTTACCACTGTCTTCGGAAATTTACGAACAGGATTCCGACTACACACTTTTAATTCGAACCGTCACGCTGCCCACGTTGGGCGTTTACACGTGTCAAGCGTTTAACGCGATTGGCAGAGCTGCCTCTTGGTCGGTAGTATTGCAAGCTGTCGGTCCAGTGTACAACATCAATCCCGAATACGAACAATATCTCAAGTATCTGGTCGATCCTCCTAAAAAAGATGAGAATATTCTGTATCCCTATAGACCTAACAGAACTCAAACTACTGACTTTCATACCTATGGAATTGTGTACACGACCAGACAAACACATATTTCCACGGTCAATCCTATTGGATATACTACTTTGGACTTTGGTTCGAGGTTCAGAG TGCCTGTCACGGCCAACATATCGATAGGACAAAACCAATTCCCAGAAGGTAGTGACGTTACTATCGCTTGTAACGTCGATGGATATCCGATTCCTCGAGTATTTTGGTACAAAGATAACGAGCTGATTCACCAAAACAATCGAATTCAAATTACTG atTTGAACAGACTTGTGATCAGCGACGCAAATCGAGAAGACTCTGGTCAATACCGTTGCGAAGCGAACAACGATTATTCGTCTGCTTTTGCGATGGTGGACATACAAGTTGCTG GAATCTTCATTCACCCTAATTGCCAGGACAATTCGTTCTTCGCGAAGTGTGACCTGATCGTGAAAGCAAGATACTGTACGCACAAATACTATGCGAAGTTCTGCTGCCGATCCTGTACCGAGGCCGGCCAGCTTCCTTCCAGAGGGCCTCACCTGAACACATCGAGAAGGAGGCGAAGGTACATCCTGAAGAATCTCGTCTAA